One Edaphobacter flagellatus genomic region harbors:
- a CDS encoding TIGR00266 family protein: MQHRIIGTTMPVLEFALDHNDAIISEAGELSWMSQSIQMTTHTQHAGGGGLLGALKRVAGGGSLFMTEYRAYGAPGTVAFATRVPGHIVPVEVGQGHEYMIHRHGFLCATEGIALGVGFQQSLGAGIFGGDGFLLQKVYGQGIAWLELSGEVIVKDLAPGETLRVHPGHVGAFHANVAFQIQRVPGIRNMIFGGDGVFLAALTGPGRVWLQTLPIQRLAHQLQEYMKVERVEQQTGAGVVGGVIGSVLKGL, translated from the coding sequence ATGCAACACCGCATTATCGGCACCACGATGCCCGTTCTTGAGTTCGCGCTCGACCACAACGATGCCATCATCTCCGAAGCTGGAGAGCTCTCCTGGATGAGCCAGTCCATTCAGATGACCACGCACACGCAGCACGCTGGCGGTGGCGGTTTGCTCGGCGCACTCAAGCGTGTCGCTGGCGGCGGCTCCCTCTTTATGACCGAGTACCGCGCCTACGGCGCACCCGGCACTGTCGCCTTCGCAACGCGCGTCCCCGGCCACATCGTCCCCGTCGAGGTCGGGCAGGGACACGAATACATGATTCACCGCCACGGCTTCCTTTGCGCGACAGAAGGCATCGCGCTCGGCGTCGGCTTCCAGCAGTCGCTTGGCGCAGGTATCTTCGGTGGCGATGGCTTCCTCCTGCAGAAGGTCTATGGGCAGGGAATAGCCTGGCTGGAGCTCTCCGGCGAGGTCATCGTTAAAGACCTTGCCCCAGGTGAGACCCTTCGCGTCCACCCCGGCCACGTCGGAGCCTTCCATGCGAACGTCGCCTTCCAGATTCAGCGTGTTCCCGGTATCCGTAACATGATCTTTGGTGGCGACGGCGTGTTCCTCGCCGCACTCACAGGCCCAGGGCGTGTCTGGCTGCAGACACTTCCCATTCAGCGCCTTGCCCATCAGCTTCAGGAATACATGAAGGTCGAACGCGTCGAGCAGCAAACGGGAGCAGGTGTCGTCGGCGGTGTCATCGGCTCTGTTCTCAAGGGTTTATAG
- a CDS encoding DUF1800 domain-containing protein: MDARALLRHRTRRVFLPLGCATLALAVLAGCSGGGGTSSTPTPPAVTVTVSGNSQARIGTTVQYTATVANNPNTTVTWQVNGVAGGATATGTISASGLYTPPTALPNPNTVTITAISQAVSTASGSLTATLLNPQPTVTNATVAVSGSTDTITVNGTNFVSGAQVQLQGQTFNATINSSTQLTATASLSLPAGTTTIPITVINPNPGSIASSSFNALVTTPASITAAARLLDQATFGPTLTDIQHVESVGIAGYLNEQFNTAPTTLPLIAATPPTPCATNLVPCLQSEWWQATLTAPDQLRQRVAFALAEMFVVSTNSVNSRAVVAFQNTLVNDAFGNFSTIMKDVTLSPAMGAYLNMLNSNKPGTVNGVPQIANENYARELMQLFTMGLVLLNPDGTAQLDSSGNTIPTYTQAQVQAFARAYTGWTYANADGSAPSKFPNGTANYTMPMAAVDANHDTTAKILLNGTTLPAGQTSAQDLDGALANIFAHPNVGPFVCKQLIQHLVASNPSPAYVQRVAAVFANNGNNVRGDMKAVITAILTDTEARAGDTNATAEGGHLREPMLWLTNMVRGLGFVNNDAKAGNDVIANASYNTLGNYTSSLSERPYASPSVFNFFPPDYVIPSTTTNAPEFSLENTASAVLRLSLANTVVFNKISGFTVDLSATSPLGAMASNPGNLVDALGMLFMHSQMSTQMRTAIVNHISTFTDPAQRVRVATYLVITSSQYKILH, translated from the coding sequence ATGGATGCTCGCGCGCTGCTGCGACATAGAACCCGTCGTGTGTTTTTGCCCCTTGGCTGCGCAACTCTTGCGCTGGCAGTACTTGCAGGTTGCAGTGGAGGCGGCGGCACGAGTTCGACCCCCACGCCCCCGGCAGTCACCGTAACCGTTTCCGGCAACAGCCAGGCGCGTATCGGAACCACCGTTCAATACACCGCCACCGTCGCCAACAACCCCAACACAACCGTCACCTGGCAAGTCAACGGAGTCGCAGGCGGAGCCACTGCTACAGGAACCATTTCCGCCTCCGGCCTCTACACGCCTCCCACAGCTCTTCCCAATCCAAACACCGTCACCATTACCGCTATTAGCCAGGCCGTATCCACCGCTTCCGGATCGCTCACCGCAACCTTGCTCAATCCGCAGCCCACCGTCACGAATGCAACCGTAGCAGTCTCCGGCTCTACCGACACCATCACCGTCAACGGCACAAACTTCGTCAGTGGAGCCCAGGTTCAGTTGCAAGGCCAGACCTTCAACGCAACAATTAACTCCTCGACACAGCTCACCGCAACGGCCTCGCTCTCTCTGCCCGCAGGAACGACGACGATTCCCATCACCGTCATCAACCCCAATCCGGGAAGCATCGCCTCGTCGTCTTTCAACGCGCTCGTCACCACCCCGGCCAGTATCACGGCTGCGGCACGCCTGCTGGATCAGGCTACGTTCGGGCCGACGCTCACCGACATCCAGCACGTCGAATCCGTCGGCATTGCCGGATACCTCAACGAGCAGTTCAACACCGCGCCGACGACGCTCCCGCTCATCGCAGCCACGCCACCCACACCCTGCGCAACCAATCTCGTCCCCTGTCTTCAGTCCGAGTGGTGGCAAGCGACGCTCACGGCGCCCGACCAGCTTCGTCAGCGCGTTGCCTTCGCACTCGCCGAAATGTTTGTCGTCTCCACCAACTCCGTCAACTCGCGCGCCGTCGTCGCCTTCCAGAACACGCTCGTCAATGATGCCTTCGGCAACTTCTCCACCATCATGAAGGACGTCACCCTTTCGCCCGCCATGGGTGCCTACCTCAACATGCTCAACAGCAACAAGCCCGGCACCGTGAACGGCGTCCCGCAGATCGCCAATGAGAACTACGCACGCGAACTCATGCAGCTGTTCACCATGGGGCTCGTGCTTCTCAACCCCGACGGCACGGCGCAGCTCGATTCTTCTGGCAACACGATCCCGACCTACACGCAGGCGCAGGTCCAGGCCTTCGCCCGCGCCTACACCGGATGGACCTATGCCAACGCCGACGGAAGCGCGCCATCCAAATTCCCTAACGGCACAGCGAACTACACCATGCCGATGGCTGCCGTCGACGCCAATCACGACACCACCGCAAAAATTCTCCTCAACGGAACTACGCTCCCCGCGGGCCAAACTTCCGCACAGGATCTCGATGGCGCACTCGCCAACATCTTCGCGCATCCCAATGTCGGCCCCTTCGTCTGTAAGCAACTCATCCAGCACCTCGTCGCCAGTAATCCAAGCCCGGCATATGTCCAGCGCGTCGCCGCTGTCTTTGCCAACAACGGCAATAACGTTCGTGGAGATATGAAAGCCGTCATCACCGCCATCCTGACGGATACTGAGGCCCGCGCCGGTGACACGAATGCTACAGCCGAAGGCGGACATCTTCGCGAACCCATGCTCTGGCTCACCAATATGGTTCGCGGCCTGGGCTTCGTCAACAATGACGCCAAGGCAGGCAACGACGTCATCGCCAACGCCTCTTACAACACGCTCGGCAACTACACATCTTCGCTCAGCGAGCGGCCCTACGCCTCACCCTCTGTCTTCAACTTCTTCCCGCCCGACTACGTCATTCCGAGCACAACCACCAATGCCCCCGAGTTTTCGCTGGAGAACACTGCCAGCGCCGTCCTTCGGCTCTCTTTGGCTAATACCGTCGTCTTCAATAAAATCAGCGGATTCACCGTCGACCTTTCCGCCACCAGCCCGCTCGGGGCCATGGCGTCGAACCCCGGCAATCTCGTCGACGCCCTCGGCATGCTCTTCATGCACAGCCAGATGTCCACGCAGATGCGTACCGCCATCGTCAATCACATCTCTACCTTCACCGATCCGGCACAACGTGTTCGCGTAGCCACTTATCTCGTCATCACGTCATCGCAGTACAAGATTCTGCACTAA
- a CDS encoding YncE family protein, whose product MRLYRGWIVAAVCSFATFATAQNYHIADHWKIGGQGGWDYLLSDDAAHRLYITHNSRIEVVDTTTGKVIGAVTGLKSTHGVALNPDGRTGYASDGAGNAIVVFNRADFSVTATVSAGSNPDGITYEPSTKTVWAFNGRSKDISIMDTTTNKVVATVPLPGKPEFPQVDGHGSVYVNIEDKNAIVKLDASSKKIVDTWQLQGCDSPSGMAIDRVKHRLFSVCDGDKMAVLDYQSGKLLGLAAIGDSPDAAGFDTKHELAFSSNGEGTLTVVSAGKPGFPTTQALKTARGARTMALDAVTGRVYLVTAQFGPAPAATPSAPRPRPSILPDTFEVIVVER is encoded by the coding sequence ATGCGCTTATATCGAGGATGGATCGTCGCAGCTGTCTGCTCCTTCGCAACATTTGCAACCGCGCAAAATTATCACATCGCAGACCACTGGAAGATTGGTGGACAAGGCGGCTGGGACTATCTACTGAGTGATGATGCAGCTCATCGGCTGTATATCACTCACAACTCGCGCATAGAAGTCGTCGATACTACAACGGGAAAAGTGATTGGCGCCGTCACCGGACTAAAGAGTACACACGGCGTAGCACTGAACCCGGACGGCAGAACAGGCTACGCCAGCGATGGGGCAGGGAATGCGATCGTCGTTTTCAATCGTGCAGACTTCTCTGTAACAGCTACTGTTTCCGCAGGTTCGAATCCTGACGGCATCACCTATGAACCGTCGACGAAGACGGTATGGGCCTTCAACGGGCGCAGCAAAGATATATCCATCATGGATACGACCACCAATAAGGTGGTTGCCACGGTGCCGTTACCCGGCAAGCCGGAGTTTCCGCAGGTTGATGGGCATGGATCTGTGTATGTAAATATCGAAGATAAAAATGCCATCGTAAAGCTGGACGCATCTTCAAAGAAGATCGTGGACACTTGGCAGTTGCAGGGTTGCGATTCTCCCTCCGGAATGGCGATTGACCGAGTGAAGCACAGGCTCTTTTCCGTCTGCGATGGAGACAAGATGGCGGTCCTCGACTATCAGTCTGGCAAGCTACTTGGCTTGGCTGCGATTGGTGATTCTCCCGATGCTGCTGGGTTTGATACAAAGCATGAGCTGGCTTTTTCTTCCAATGGAGAGGGAACGCTTACGGTTGTCTCTGCAGGCAAGCCAGGCTTTCCTACAACACAAGCGCTGAAGACCGCAAGAGGTGCTCGCACAATGGCTTTGGATGCCGTTACCGGGCGAGTTTATCTGGTTACAGCGCAGTTTGGTCCAGCACCTGCTGCTACGCCCTCAGCGCCTCGGCCACGCCCGTCAATACTTCCGGATACCTTTGAAGTGATCGTTGTAGAGCGGTAA
- a CDS encoding protein-L-isoaspartate O-methyltransferase family protein codes for MMERTEQRAQFARQMAASAGVAEDSAIAQAFAATPREEFLGPPPWRIFGARGDAGLLTDDPTMLYQDVLVQLKSEAAINNGQPSLHARCFAALTITPGETAVHVGVGLGYYTAILARLIGSDGFVEGYEIEPSLAQKAAENLRSLPWVHVHARSGTANLPMCDVLYVNAGATSPLSTWLDALRDRGRLLFPLTSDHGGGAMLLVTRHEENYSAQFICGAQFVGCIGARDAAMEQQLVECFRRGHAERVRSLRRNNNPDKTAWCAGDGWWLSTR; via the coding sequence ATGATGGAACGAACGGAGCAACGGGCGCAGTTCGCCAGACAGATGGCCGCGAGTGCTGGCGTTGCCGAAGACAGTGCCATTGCACAAGCCTTTGCCGCAACACCACGGGAAGAGTTTCTTGGGCCGCCTCCATGGCGGATATTTGGAGCGCGGGGAGATGCGGGCTTGCTGACGGATGATCCGACTATGCTGTATCAGGATGTACTGGTGCAGCTAAAGAGCGAAGCAGCGATTAACAATGGACAGCCGAGCCTTCATGCACGATGCTTCGCTGCGCTCACGATCACGCCAGGAGAGACGGCAGTTCATGTCGGCGTGGGCCTCGGTTATTACACCGCCATATTGGCGAGGCTGATAGGCAGCGACGGATTTGTGGAAGGTTATGAGATTGAGCCATCCCTGGCCCAGAAGGCCGCAGAGAATCTGCGCTCGCTGCCCTGGGTGCACGTTCATGCGCGCTCCGGCACGGCGAACCTGCCGATGTGCGATGTGCTGTATGTCAATGCGGGGGCCACTTCGCCGCTGAGCACATGGCTGGATGCACTACGTGATAGAGGAAGACTGCTCTTCCCGTTGACTTCTGACCATGGTGGAGGAGCGATGCTGCTGGTCACACGACATGAGGAAAACTACTCCGCACAATTCATCTGCGGAGCGCAGTTTGTGGGATGCATTGGAGCTCGCGATGCGGCCATGGAACAACAGCTGGTTGAGTGTTTTCGACGAGGGCATGCGGAAAGGGTTCGATCACTACGGCGCAATAACAATCCTGACAAAACAGCATGGTGCGCAGGAGATGGATGGTGGCTGTCGACTCGTTGA
- a CDS encoding sensor histidine kinase, translating to MSASVSITRRLILTVLLLELLTALALIGAIIVHERHVELTAFDANLRGTAQTLMGAVQDAEDVDDNVMLDLSDIHLARHAIFLVEEDGGKVLGSSGKVPDFDRSLTGPEIQNKRVDGHAYRFYSFRGVRVIDPGKPNGGTRHDIRIFYGMPVDHVWHEVLESVRFFAAATAILIGMTAIVLAWLIRRGLRPIYELAHEAERLSAADWQFNAPESAKQTVELRPLSAALEAALLRVQQSFEQQRRFTSDAAHELKTDVAIVKSSLQLLAMRKRTVEEYSQGLALSLDDFTRLETTVQRLLTLARLEQPVEVKGQSCRLRDVMEEALHQSASFAQLKDVKVISELSGDVSIPVDSRDALLLCSNILVNALQHSMQGGEVRVALRALNQQVQFVIEDAGEGITEEDRPHLFEPFYRGDPSRSRKSGGTGLGLAICKAICDRVNGTIEISNRVPHGASVVVTLPVCAHMAEPVTSASIKEG from the coding sequence ATGAGTGCCTCGGTCTCCATCACGCGCCGGCTGATCCTTACTGTTCTCTTGTTGGAGCTACTTACAGCACTCGCATTGATCGGGGCCATCATTGTCCACGAGCGCCATGTCGAGCTGACGGCCTTCGATGCCAATCTGCGAGGAACCGCGCAGACTCTGATGGGAGCTGTGCAGGATGCGGAAGATGTAGACGATAATGTGATGCTCGATCTCAGCGATATTCACCTGGCTCGACATGCCATCTTTCTAGTCGAAGAGGATGGTGGAAAGGTTCTTGGATCAAGCGGTAAGGTCCCCGATTTCGATCGATCGTTAACGGGTCCGGAAATCCAGAATAAACGCGTGGACGGTCATGCCTATCGGTTCTACAGCTTTCGAGGCGTCCGAGTCATCGATCCAGGAAAACCTAATGGCGGAACGCGTCACGACATCCGGATTTTCTATGGAATGCCGGTAGACCATGTGTGGCATGAGGTGCTGGAGTCAGTCCGCTTTTTCGCAGCGGCGACAGCCATCCTCATCGGCATGACAGCGATTGTCCTGGCATGGCTCATTCGTCGCGGGTTGCGGCCAATCTATGAACTGGCTCACGAAGCCGAACGTCTTAGTGCAGCAGACTGGCAATTCAATGCTCCTGAAAGCGCCAAGCAGACGGTTGAACTGCGTCCGCTTTCTGCAGCGCTTGAGGCGGCTCTCTTGCGTGTTCAGCAATCCTTTGAGCAGCAACGACGCTTCACCAGCGATGCAGCACATGAACTGAAGACTGATGTTGCTATCGTGAAATCGTCCCTCCAACTGCTCGCTATGCGTAAGCGTACTGTAGAGGAGTACAGCCAGGGGCTGGCTTTGAGCCTGGACGACTTCACGCGGTTGGAGACAACAGTCCAAAGACTGCTTACCCTGGCAAGACTGGAGCAGCCAGTAGAGGTGAAGGGCCAGTCCTGCAGGCTGCGCGATGTGATGGAAGAGGCTCTGCACCAGAGTGCGTCCTTTGCCCAGCTCAAAGATGTGAAGGTGATAAGCGAGCTTTCGGGCGACGTCAGTATCCCGGTAGATAGTCGTGACGCATTGCTTTTATGCTCGAACATTCTCGTCAACGCTTTGCAGCACAGCATGCAGGGCGGAGAGGTTCGAGTTGCCTTGAGAGCATTGAACCAGCAAGTCCAGTTCGTTATAGAAGATGCAGGTGAAGGCATTACTGAAGAGGACAGGCCACATCTCTTCGAGCCCTTTTATCGTGGCGATCCTTCTCGAAGCCGCAAAAGCGGGGGGACAGGGTTAGGCCTCGCTATCTGTAAAGCGATCTGTGATCGGGTGAATGGGACGATCGAGATTTCGAATCGTGTGCCCCATGGTGCTTCGGTCGTAGTAACGCTCCCCGTATGCGCGCACATGGCTGAACCGGTTACTTCAGCTTCAATTAAGGAAGGATAG
- a CDS encoding response regulator transcription factor, with the protein MRVLLVEDEQRLTENIVAALREVGFAVDFALDGTTGSHLAEQGVYDAIILDLMLPGKSGQKILQDLRRKKLHSPVLILTAQEGKESIVELLNAGADDYLSKPFDLGELIARVKALIRRAKGVATPVLTISDVQINTVQQTVRRKDQLIDLSPTEYRILEYLCHRPRAVVSKQELLEHLYDFDWEHHSNVIEAHISNLRRKLNITGTEELIETLRHRGYRLREEPAEA; encoded by the coding sequence ATGCGTGTACTTCTTGTCGAAGACGAACAGCGTCTCACTGAAAATATCGTGGCAGCATTGCGGGAAGTAGGCTTCGCCGTCGATTTCGCACTCGATGGAACCACTGGCTCTCACCTCGCCGAGCAAGGTGTCTACGATGCGATCATTCTCGATCTGATGCTGCCGGGCAAAAGCGGCCAGAAGATCCTGCAGGATCTCCGCCGCAAAAAACTTCACAGCCCCGTTCTGATCCTGACGGCTCAGGAAGGCAAAGAATCAATCGTAGAGCTTCTGAATGCTGGCGCGGACGATTATCTGAGCAAGCCATTTGATCTGGGCGAGTTGATTGCAAGAGTCAAAGCCCTGATTCGCAGAGCGAAAGGCGTTGCGACTCCTGTTCTCACCATCTCCGACGTCCAGATCAATACTGTTCAGCAAACCGTACGAAGAAAGGATCAACTCATCGATCTTTCGCCGACCGAGTACCGCATTCTGGAATATCTCTGTCATCGACCGCGCGCCGTCGTCTCAAAGCAGGAGCTTCTCGAACACCTGTACGACTTCGATTGGGAACATCACTCCAACGTGATTGAAGCGCACATCTCCAACCTGCGCAGAAAGCTGAATATCACAGGAACAGAAGAGCTGATCGAAACATTGCGGCATCGAGGTTATCGCCTCCGCGAGGAGCCGGCCGAAGCATGA
- a CDS encoding DUF1501 domain-containing protein encodes MRPNRRSFIRCASLAAAGNVLGLRPFGALNALAQSATDYKALVCVFLYGGNDANNTFIPYDTAGYNSYANIRGPLAIAQNQLLPLTPLPNFALNPNLPDLQTLFNNKNAAIVANVGTLVAPTTKAQYQANQSLPSNLFSHPDQQLEWQNASQSAAAPTGWAGRIADTLNTSYNPNGQVPMITSVAGDTLFCNGSASTPVSVSPGNLGAAACSESTTECGARLATAQALLSFDTGLTLVQADDTITSNAYNYSKILTAATSSVPKLQTVFPANNGLAAQLAQIAQIIQVRAALGVSRQIFFAGIGNFDTHSDQIAQQSALLAQISPALAAFYQATQELGVASNVTTFTMSDFSRTYQPNSNTGSDHAWGSHHFVIGGAVKGGQMYGTFPTLALGGPDDSGSNGRWVPTTGSMQYAATLAQWFGVSAAQLPAIFPNIGSFATNNLGFV; translated from the coding sequence ATGCGCCCCAATCGTCGTAGCTTTATCCGGTGTGCCTCACTGGCCGCGGCAGGCAATGTCCTCGGCCTGCGTCCCTTCGGAGCCCTCAATGCCCTCGCGCAGTCCGCGACCGATTACAAGGCGCTCGTCTGCGTCTTCCTTTACGGCGGCAACGATGCCAACAACACTTTCATCCCTTACGACACGGCTGGATACAACAGCTACGCCAACATACGTGGCCCTCTGGCCATCGCGCAGAACCAGCTTCTTCCTCTCACGCCGCTTCCCAACTTCGCCCTCAATCCCAACCTTCCCGACCTCCAGACGCTGTTCAACAACAAGAACGCCGCCATCGTCGCGAACGTCGGCACACTCGTCGCTCCAACGACGAAGGCGCAGTATCAGGCGAACCAGTCTCTCCCCAGCAATCTCTTTTCGCATCCCGACCAGCAGCTCGAATGGCAAAACGCATCGCAGTCTGCTGCTGCGCCTACCGGCTGGGCCGGACGCATCGCCGACACGCTCAACACCTCCTACAACCCCAACGGCCAGGTTCCGATGATCACCTCCGTTGCAGGAGACACCCTCTTCTGCAATGGCAGCGCAAGCACGCCCGTATCCGTCAGCCCCGGCAATCTCGGCGCCGCCGCATGTTCAGAGAGCACCACCGAGTGCGGCGCCCGTCTCGCCACTGCGCAGGCGCTACTTTCCTTCGACACCGGCCTTACCCTGGTTCAAGCCGATGACACCATCACCTCGAACGCTTACAACTACTCCAAGATCCTCACTGCAGCCACGTCATCCGTTCCCAAATTGCAGACAGTTTTTCCGGCAAATAACGGATTGGCCGCCCAGCTCGCACAGATCGCGCAGATCATCCAGGTGCGTGCGGCCCTCGGAGTCAGCCGGCAGATCTTTTTCGCGGGTATAGGCAACTTCGACACGCACTCCGACCAGATCGCGCAACAGAGCGCCCTGCTTGCTCAAATCAGCCCGGCCCTGGCCGCCTTCTATCAGGCCACACAGGAGCTCGGCGTCGCCAGCAACGTCACCACCTTCACCATGTCCGACTTCAGCCGTACCTACCAGCCGAACTCCAACACTGGTTCCGACCACGCCTGGGGCTCGCATCATTTCGTCATCGGCGGTGCCGTCAAGGGAGGCCAGATGTACGGAACCTTCCCCACGCTCGCCCTCGGCGGCCCCGACGACTCCGGCTCCAACGGACGCTGGGTGCCCACTACCGGTTCCATGCAATACGCCGCCACGCTGGCCCAGTGGTTCGGCGTCAGCGCCGCTCAACTGCCGGCCATCTTCCCCAACATCGGCAGCTTCGCCACCAACAATCTGGGTTTCGTATAG